The Mobula birostris isolate sMobBir1 chromosome 1, sMobBir1.hap1, whole genome shotgun sequence sequence ATCTAATACTGAATTCATCACAGTGTATTTATGTAAAGGAAGGTACTATACTTAATGACTCTGCATTATGACTGTACAACTCAACCTACCAGCCTCATGTGCATAATGCAAAACTTTGGTCCACCTAGCTTATTGCTCATCGCAATGTAGATGCTGTCTGTCTTCCCCATCATCTGGAAGCTTTGTAATTAACTTCCTTGTGCAGAGACCAAAACTGGACAAGGATTTGTAAGGAAGTGGTAACAAGACCCTCAATGGAAATAACTAATATGCTTCAAACTGCTGCTGACTGAGCATTTAATTATCATCCTCACATCCGTGGGATGCACCACACAGACATAAACATTCACCTACTTCCACTGACTCCTTCGATCTTGAAGTAAAACCTTCTTTGAATTTTTATGTGGCATCAGTGATTACTAAAAGAGGAATTTCATGATTTTGAGATTGTGGAAGATTAGCAGGTCTTATCCAACAGAGAGTTGGATTGGACACTTTTTAACATGATTCACCCAAACACTGGTGTAATTTCTCATCACAAACCAGGACCTTTGTTATTTGCTCAAAGAGTAAATCATGCAACAAGTCCAGACCCATAGAAGAATTAAAGGTTTCTGCTGGGGTATTGCTTCTGCCTCACTCACAATGACCTTTGGGTGGTTTCCTTCTGCATGGATACAGCACTGTTTACGGTTGCATCATTTGTGCACAGGATGTTGTGATCTGGGAACCTGATGATTTAATTGGCAACAGAATGTTCATGGCATGAGGCTTGATAGGGCTACTCCATATTGTAATTTTCCCCCTCACTCTTTAAATACCTTTCTACAGTTtatcccccttcctcccctttgcattttatttttgtccatttcctttcttcctctctatttattcctctttctTACCTACTACCCATCCCTAATTCCAAATTTTCTCTCATTTCATGGCACTGTATGTGGAGAGTTCATTTTATTAGTGCTGACATTCTTCCCAGTGGACAATGTGTGAATGAAACTACAGTTGAGAGCTCAGGCAGCAACTGGTGTGTATGAGTCAACAGCTTCCAGTGCTTTTAACTGGGAGAGCAGCAGCAACATGACAAATGCATGCCTGCACTGCACCCAAACTGACGTTACATGTTTTTCCAGTTACCTGTCAGAGATATCCataagacatacactcagtgtccattttattaggtacctccataACTGTGTATACAGTATGTCttggtcttcagctgctgtagcccatccacttcatggtttctgcattcagagatgctcctctacaCGCCCaatgttgtaacgcgtggttatttgatttactcCAGCCTTCCTGTCTccttcaaccagtctggccattctgttctgacccttcttattaacaaggtattttcacccacagaatagccgaccactggatgtttttttggtttttcacaccattctctttaaaTTCTACAGGCGGCTGTGCAtgaaatcctaggagatcagcagtttctgagatacacaaaccaccttTTCTGGTACTaataatcatttcacagtcaaagtctctTAGATGACATCTTccccattttgttgtttgatttcaTCAACAACTGAACCAcatgaccatatctgcatgcttttatgcattgtggctgtcacatgattggccaattagagatttgcattaataagcagatgtataggtgtacctaataaaatagccactcaGTGTGTAAGTTGGTGTACCGGTCACCTTTCATGCTCCTGAGTTAGTACTGTATTCAGATGTTCAAGGCTTAAGGCCATTCTGCAGATAATCAAAACTACATTGATTTCCAAAGAGCCTATATAAAAGTGTGATTTGTAAAGTTCAGGACATGGATTGAAAGGATCAGTGACAACATAGATGAGAATTTTTTTCCGGTTCAGAAAGAAGAGCGTCTTGGAAGGTATGTTAAAACTGATGGGAGGTAGATAGCGACGTTCCCTAAAGATCATGCTATTTTTCTTAACTGTTAAACAGTATAGTGGATAAGATTTATGGGGGTAATCCCATGAGAGGCCATCTGTAGAATTTATACATAGTAAAAATGATACACTTGTCCCAAAATATTTATAGAAATTATTGATTTCTTCAAGCTGACTTACTTCTAACTTATCCTGGGTGCATTAACAATGTAAACCCAGGAAGTAAACACTGTTGTACCATAGGCATTCACAAAGGAAACCAAAAAGattggaccacagattacagaaAGACTCAAAGAAGACAAGGAAACTCAAAATATTTTAAAGGTATATATGGAAGGAATTGGCTGCTACCCTATTTCTATGGGTTAtaatatttcaagtcaagtcaattcattttttattgtcatttcgaccataactgctggtacagtacacagtaaaaacgagacaatgtttttcaggaccatgttgctacatgaacaatacaaaaactatactgaactacgtaaaactacactagactacagacctacccagggctgcataaagtgcacaaaacagtgtagGCATTACAGTaagtaataaacaagacaataggcacagcagagggcagtaggttggtgtcagtccaggctctgggtattgaggagtctgatggcttggggaaagaaactgttacatagtctggtcgtgagaacccgaatacttcggtgccttttgccagatggcaggagggagaagagtttatatgaggggtgcgtgaggtCCTtcgtaatgctgtttgctttacggatgcagcgtgtggtgtaaatgcctGTAATGGCAGGAAGGGAGACCCCGATGAATCCGCTGCAGGGCCTTGCAATCCAaggtggtgcaatttccgaaccagacaGTATTTCTGGTATCTTTTTACATCATTAATGCATGGATAATACAACATAAAACAAACATCCATATTGGAATCATCTTCTGAAACGGTTCCTTCAAAATACTTACATTTTACTGTTATTACATTGCCCTTAAATAcaaaatgaagaagaagaaagcccttaactccgagtggagccATTGTGACACTGTCACGATGgcgtttttttttttagcaggctttcttatttttacgaggctgagttgctagctcaacgctcaacccagcacagatggaaagcgtgcaagggagcggactggattcgaactcgggagccttcactccaaagtccagcgttgatgccactacgccaccagcttaAATACAAAATACCATCTCCTTTATAGTACAACCATATAGTGTGATTAATTTGCAAACCATGACTTAGATttaaatagaaattaaaatgcaCACAATGTCCTGGGGATCTCCATATAGAGCAGCTCTATCAGGTAACAGGCAGTCAGTGTCACAGATCACAACACCTCATGCACAAAATACTGCAACCTTTGACAGCAACAAAACACTTATAATGTAAAAGTGTACAGTCCATCTTCCTTATAGATgaatcatcatcaggtgccatgcccagtttgagctttgactgctatggcccacacactcctgtttcaggtcaagtggatcaattcattggtatttatttccagttctctggctgctgtctccatcatcatttgtctttgtcttcctcttgctttcatcccttcaatctttcccataattaccgtgcattctaactcctctttcctaatcacgtccaatgaagttacgttgccttttcatgatctcacacattatttctctttttgtgtttgctctgttcatgacatcctcgttagatattcatttcatccataatattctttgcatcctcttcaaaaaccacatctctgctgcttgaATTCCTTTCCTCatattactagatattgtccaacattctgagctatataacataactggataaacgtaacatttcagtactctgaggtgggttgtcgtgcctagtttagtattggtcagtatactcttcaatcttgtaaaggtgtctttgccatccctattcttcttttgatgtccatgtcacacctgccatctgatctcacccagcttcctaagtagcaaaagttctttacttgttttatatcttctccatttattctcagcctgcagataggttTCTCCTTTtttgatatcaccatacattctgtctttttgcaattgatagatagacccatttttgcactttcttcaacaactatatcaattaagttttgtagttcttcctccatacttgcactGCATACttgcagtgtcatctgcatatctgaaattattgttgttttcactgccaactttgattctcaagatgtctcttattttttgtaatattgtttcactgtacacattaaatatatcaggggagaaaacatacccttgtctaatgcctctcttgattttcgtaaactgactcacttctccatctattcttatagcagcagtttgttcccagtacagatttctgattaggcggaggtctttcaaatctagatctagagttttctgtaatatttcaaacaacttattgtgcttcactttatcaaatgcttttgtgtagtcaataaaacaaacaaatctttttgcacttgaatagctcattctgattgTATCCTTAACATCAGTATTGCGtgtcttgtacctttgtctttcacaaagtcacattgttctttacctatttcagcttgtatcttacttttagctcatcatcaaaattcttagaagaatcttggtgatatgactctttgaagaatgcagtagaacagagggatcaagGAATATTGGTACATAGTtcgctgaaggtggaatctcatgtggataggttggtgaagaaagcttttggtttgctcgcctttataaatcagagcattgagtataggtgttgggatgtaatgttaaaattgtacaaggcattggtgaggccaagtttggagtattgtgtacagtttggtcaccaaattattggaaggatgtcagcaaaatggagagagtacagaaaagatttactagaatgttacctggatttcatcacctaagttacagagaaaggttgaacaagttgggtctttattctttggaatgtagaaggttgaggggggacgtgatagaggtatttaaaattatgagggggattgatagagttgacgtggataagctttttccattgagagtgggggagattcaaacaagaggacatgagttgagagttaaagggcaaaaatttagaggtaacatgaggcggaacttctttactcagagagtggtagctgtgtggaacgagcttccagcagaagtggttgaggcaggtttgatgttgtcgtttaaagttaaattggatagctatatggacaggaaaggaatggagggttatgggctgagtgcaggttggtgggactaggtgagagtaagagttcggcacagactagaagggccgagatggcctgtttctgtgctgtaattgttatatggttatatggttttaaacttatggtcctatgtaattcacattctattgctccaagtttcttaggaagagtgatgaaTACTGATTTTTtgatctcttctggtattattccagtctcataaatgccaTTGATTAAATCactaagtttttcaattccataatcttcaaggacaATAATTTGTTATATTCTATTACAGATGAAACATGGCAGAAATAGGTACGAACACTTCAAAATATGTACAAAATACATTTATATGTGACTTACACATAAAAAGGGGTAGATTCTCAAATCTCAAATTCAAAATCAACTACTAAACAAAAGTACAAGGTTCAATTCTGATTACAGTAAAATAAGTGTGAGAAAGTTAAGAGAAACAACTTGAAGTAGTAAGACAAGTATTTTGTGATATACAATGAAGCTCActgcatgataaataaatgaaattaTTAAATAAACTATTACAACTGTGTCATTTTAGTTCCAAGTGTAATTGTTATGTTTACTTATAATTACAGATGAGGGACTAACTATTTCCAGTATAGCTttactatcagattccccttcaaaTGCACCTAGTACTACTGCTATTGAACCTCCTGAATTTGTGGACACGGAAGCTCCCACTGATGAGCAAGAGATAAACATATCTGATAGTAAGATTGCATCTGAGACCCAAGATATATCTGTTCCTGATGAATTTGCTGATTTTAACACCATAACTGCATCTGCAACAATTGAAGATCTTGATTCTGATACAAGAGATGTTAATGTTCTTGGTGAAGACTCTGTTATCAGCACCAGTGACATACCTGCTCCTGTTGAAATACCTGATATTGGCACAGAAGATGTAGCATCTCCTGCTCAAGTCCCTGATGCTGGCACAGCAGATGGAACTACTCTTGCTGAAGTTCCTGAAACCAGTACCCAAGAATTAATAGTTCCTGATGAAGTCCCAACTTTGCATGTCCCAGATGTATCCATATTCGTTGAAGACCCTGATTCTACTACTCATGATGTGTCTGTCTCTAGTGAAGTCCCTAATACCAGTAACATTCCTGGTAATACTCctgattccaccacagaagataTATCTGTTCCTAAAGACAGCACAAGAGATGTATCCATTCCTGGTGAAGCCTCTGACTCAACTGTTCAAAACTTACCTCCCCCTAGTGAAGATCCTAAAGCTGGTACCCAAAATATTTCTGCTCCTAGTGAGGTCCCTGATTCCACCACTGAAAGTTTTTCTGCTCAAGGTGAAGCCCTAGATGCCTTTGATTCTAATTCTCAAGACCTGTCTACACAAAATGAAACAAATACAAACTAATGCAAATATGGAGGATATTTCACTAAAGCTCCTGAATACAATACAGAAGATTAATCTGCTCCTATTATACCCTCAGATACTGTCAGTGGAGATAAGTCCATTCCAATTGAAGCTTTTGATGCTAATGAGGGAGGTACATCTGCTCCTATTGAATTCCCTTGATGCAGACCACGAAGATGTACCTGCTGCTATTGAATCTGCTGACGCCAGCAATGAAGGTGTTCCTGCTCCTACTGAAGTATCTGTTGTTGATGATAATGAAGCTACATCTGGTCCCATTAATGTTGTAACTGAAGATAAACCTATCACTAATACTGGCAATTAAAATGCTTCTGTTCTATGAAACTCTTTGATGAAAGCCGTTGAGAAGTACCTTCTCCTGCGAAGTGATCTATCACTGTTATTTTGCCAGAAAACATTATTTCTCCCAGACTGAACTGCTGAGTGTTTAcagaattttctgcttttattttagatttccagcctctgcagttaTTTTTATTTAGATTTCCATCTGAATATAGTTTTTCCAATTACCATAACTGCTCCCTTCTAACAAATTGAA is a genomic window containing:
- the LOC140203787 gene encoding uncharacterized protein isoform X1, yielding MSQEMAAEFYKDYEEEPFFNQLIENVSQSPLMAIILTKENAVKEWKELMGPADLQLAKTSFPNSLRAQLDSSILKNGLHTTSNAKHAKDYIKKFFGDALLDSFGVVLDEGLTISSIALLSDSPSNAPSTTAIEPPEFVDTEAPTDEQEINISDSKIASETQDISVPDEFADFNTITASATIEDLDSDTRDVNVLGEDSVISTSDIPAPVEIPDIGTEDVASPAQVPDAGTADGTTLAEVPETSTQELIVPDEVPTLHVPDVSIFVEDPDSTTHDVSVSSEVPNTSNIPGNTPDSTTEDISVPKDSTRDVSIPGEASDSTVQNLPPPSEDPKAGTQNISAPSEVPDSTTESFSAQGEALDAFDSNSQDLSTQNETNTN
- the LOC140203787 gene encoding uncharacterized protein isoform X2 → MSPLMAIILTKENAVKEWKELMGPADLQLAKTSFPNSLRAQLDSSILKNGLHTTSNAKHAKDYIKKFFGDALLDSFGVVLDEGLTISSIALLSDSPSNAPSTTAIEPPEFVDTEAPTDEQEINISDSKIASETQDISVPDEFADFNTITASATIEDLDSDTRDVNVLGEDSVISTSDIPAPVEIPDIGTEDVASPAQVPDAGTADGTTLAEVPETSTQELIVPDEVPTLHVPDVSIFVEDPDSTTHDVSVSSEVPNTSNIPGNTPDSTTEDISVPKDSTRDVSIPGEASDSTVQNLPPPSEDPKAGTQNISAPSEVPDSTTESFSAQGEALDAFDSNSQDLSTQNETNTN